One segment of Nitrospirota bacterium DNA contains the following:
- the rpoC gene encoding DNA-directed RNA polymerase subunit beta', with product MEEIYSLYQKPRNPRDFDAIRIKVASPERIREWSFGEVKKPETINYRTFKPERDGLFCAKIFGPVKDWECLCGKYKRMKHRGVVCDKCGVEVIQARVRRERLGHIELATPVAHIWFLKGVPSRIGTLLDMTMRYLEKVLYFESYIVIDAGDTPLKEKQLLSEEEYKKMTAEHGSAFKAGMGAEAVRELLRKVDLDILSVELKTRIQESSSVGQKRKLTKRLKVIEAFRKSGNKPEWMILDVVPVLPPDLRPLVHLDGGRFATSDLNDLYRRVINRNNRLKRLMELKAPSVIIKNEKRMLQEAVDALFDNTKRTRAMKTSSKRPLKSLSDMIKGKQGRFRQNLLGKRVDYSGRSVIVVGPDLKLHQCGLPKVMALELFKPFVFNKLEEKGYATTIKQAKRLVEVETPEVWDALEDVIREHPVLLNRAPTLHRLGIQAFDPVLVEGKAIKLHPLVCTAYNADFDGDQMAVHVPLSIEAQIEARVLMMSVNNLLSPANGKPIVFPTQDMVLGLYYLTKERRGVQGEDMVFADPEDVRDAYNAGVVTEHARIKVRIDGELTETTVGRVIFGEILPKEIPFSSINKELSKKEIQNLVDHCYKNIGRRTAVVFLDNLERLGFEYATRSGISICIEDMHIPSKKTELIKQAEQQVLEVYKQYSDGLITHGERYNKVIDIWANVTERIAEEMMKELGAEDGREFSEEELMERRSFNSIFMMADSGARGSAAQIRQLAGMRGLMAKPSGEIIETPITANFREGVSPLQYFISTHGARKGLADTALKTANAGYLTRRLVDVAQDVIITEHDCGTREGIVVTALIEGGEIIQSLEDRILGRTTAEDVKDPLTSDVILKRNGAIDEVAVKNIADAGVGSIKIRSVLTCQTKFGVCATCYGRDLSRGVFVENGETVGIMAAQSIGEPGTQLTMRTFHIGGTATKVIEQAVLEARNSGKIKFIDINVVRNREGVLVVLNRNATFAVVDNQGREKEKYNLVYGARLLVDDGQTVKIGQKLVEWDPYSVPILTELGGRIALGDIIEGVTVKEEVDEVTGLSQKVIIDYPLNMRPRISIKDEHGKATLKIPGTTHLARYLLPAGAHVLVDKGDIVRPGDILAKIPRETTKTKDITGGLPRVAELFEARKPKEHAIVSEIDGIVEFKNAPKGQRIVVVKAGDTAKEYVIPKGKHVTVHEGDWVRAGEPLMDGAVNPHSILDILGPRELQAYLVDEVQKVYRLQGVTINDKHIEIIVRQMMRKIKIEDPGDTVFLIGDQVDRLEFMEENDRVRAEGGKPATGKPMLLGITKASLSTYSWVAAASFQETTRVLTEAALEGKVDELRGLKENVIMGRIIPAGTGMSRYRNTFVKRDTPEMEIQETEEQEA from the coding sequence ATGGAAGAGATTTACTCCCTTTATCAGAAACCAAGGAATCCGAGGGATTTTGATGCAATCAGGATAAAAGTGGCCTCTCCGGAGAGGATACGTGAGTGGTCTTTTGGTGAAGTCAAAAAACCTGAAACCATTAATTACAGGACATTTAAGCCGGAAAGGGATGGCCTCTTCTGTGCAAAAATATTTGGTCCGGTAAAAGACTGGGAATGCCTCTGCGGAAAGTACAAGAGGATGAAGCACAGGGGAGTGGTCTGTGACAAGTGTGGAGTTGAGGTGATTCAGGCAAGGGTCCGAAGGGAGAGGCTCGGACATATTGAGCTGGCAACCCCGGTGGCCCATATATGGTTCTTAAAAGGTGTTCCCAGCAGGATAGGAACGCTCCTTGACATGACCATGCGTTATCTTGAGAAGGTGCTCTACTTTGAGAGTTACATTGTGATAGATGCCGGGGATACTCCCCTTAAGGAAAAACAGCTTCTCTCCGAAGAAGAGTATAAGAAGATGACCGCCGAGCATGGAAGTGCGTTCAAGGCGGGAATGGGGGCCGAGGCCGTACGGGAGCTGCTCAGAAAGGTCGATCTTGACATTCTCAGTGTTGAGCTCAAGACAAGGATACAGGAATCCTCTTCAGTTGGACAGAAGAGGAAGCTTACGAAGCGTCTGAAGGTTATAGAGGCATTCAGAAAATCAGGGAACAAGCCGGAGTGGATGATACTGGATGTAGTTCCGGTGCTTCCTCCGGATCTCAGACCACTCGTTCACCTCGATGGCGGAAGGTTTGCCACCTCCGACCTCAACGACCTGTACCGGAGGGTGATAAACAGGAATAACAGGCTGAAGAGGCTGATGGAACTCAAGGCCCCGAGCGTGATAATCAAGAATGAAAAGAGGATGCTCCAGGAGGCGGTGGATGCCCTTTTTGATAATACAAAACGTACGCGTGCCATGAAGACCTCATCCAAGAGGCCCCTGAAGTCACTAAGCGATATGATAAAGGGCAAACAGGGACGTTTTCGTCAGAACCTTTTGGGTAAGAGGGTTGATTATTCGGGCCGTTCCGTTATAGTGGTCGGCCCTGATCTGAAACTCCATCAGTGTGGTCTGCCCAAAGTCATGGCGCTGGAGCTTTTCAAGCCGTTCGTCTTCAACAAACTTGAAGAGAAAGGCTATGCAACGACCATTAAACAGGCCAAGAGGCTGGTAGAGGTTGAGACGCCCGAGGTATGGGATGCCCTTGAAGATGTTATCAGGGAACATCCTGTCCTGTTGAACAGGGCCCCGACTCTTCACAGGCTTGGCATTCAGGCCTTTGACCCCGTGCTTGTTGAGGGAAAGGCGATAAAGCTCCATCCCCTCGTATGTACGGCCTACAATGCGGACTTTGACGGTGACCAGATGGCAGTGCATGTCCCGCTGTCCATAGAGGCCCAGATCGAGGCAAGGGTGCTGATGATGTCTGTAAACAATCTCCTTTCACCTGCCAACGGGAAGCCCATTGTTTTCCCCACACAGGACATGGTCCTCGGTCTCTATTACCTTACAAAAGAGAGGAGGGGTGTTCAGGGAGAGGATATGGTCTTTGCAGATCCTGAAGATGTAAGAGATGCCTATAATGCCGGGGTTGTTACAGAACATGCAAGGATCAAGGTGCGGATCGACGGTGAATTGACGGAGACTACAGTCGGCAGGGTCATTTTTGGTGAGATACTTCCAAAAGAAATCCCCTTTTCCTCTATCAATAAAGAGCTGAGCAAGAAAGAGATACAGAATCTTGTTGATCATTGCTATAAGAATATCGGCAGGAGGACGGCCGTTGTATTTCTTGACAACCTTGAGAGGCTCGGCTTTGAATATGCCACGAGATCAGGCATATCCATCTGCATAGAGGATATGCATATCCCATCGAAGAAGACTGAACTTATCAAGCAGGCTGAACAACAGGTCCTGGAGGTTTATAAGCAGTACTCGGACGGTCTTATAACTCACGGGGAGCGGTACAACAAGGTTATTGATATCTGGGCCAATGTTACCGAGAGGATTGCTGAGGAGATGATGAAGGAGCTGGGTGCAGAGGATGGCAGGGAATTCAGTGAAGAGGAGCTGATGGAACGGAGGTCTTTTAACAGTATCTTTATGATGGCGGATTCAGGGGCGAGGGGATCGGCTGCCCAGATAAGGCAGCTTGCCGGTATGAGGGGACTGATGGCCAAGCCTTCCGGAGAGATTATAGAGACGCCGATTACGGCTAACTTCCGTGAAGGGGTGAGTCCGCTGCAGTACTTTATCTCTACGCATGGAGCAAGAAAAGGCCTTGCCGACACAGCCCTCAAGACAGCTAATGCCGGATATCTTACCAGAAGACTTGTGGATGTGGCACAGGATGTTATTATCACAGAGCATGATTGCGGAACCCGGGAGGGCATAGTGGTGACGGCCCTGATCGAGGGTGGTGAGATTATACAGTCTCTTGAAGACAGGATTCTCGGCAGGACTACAGCGGAAGACGTAAAGGATCCCTTAACATCTGATGTGATTCTCAAGAGGAACGGAGCGATAGACGAGGTAGCCGTCAAGAATATAGCCGATGCAGGTGTCGGCAGCATAAAGATAAGGTCTGTGCTGACATGTCAGACAAAGTTCGGTGTATGTGCCACCTGCTACGGCAGGGACCTCAGCAGGGGTGTGTTTGTTGAGAATGGAGAGACAGTGGGTATTATGGCAGCACAGTCCATTGGTGAGCCGGGTACCCAGCTTACGATGAGGACGTTTCATATAGGTGGAACTGCAACAAAGGTTATTGAACAGGCCGTGCTTGAGGCCAGAAACTCCGGCAAGATAAAGTTTATAGATATCAATGTCGTTCGCAACAGGGAGGGTGTTCTTGTTGTACTGAACAGAAATGCAACATTTGCTGTTGTGGATAACCAGGGAAGGGAAAAGGAGAAGTATAATCTTGTCTATGGCGCAAGGTTGCTGGTGGATGACGGACAGACGGTCAAGATAGGTCAGAAGCTTGTTGAGTGGGATCCGTATTCAGTGCCTATCCTGACAGAGCTGGGAGGCCGTATCGCCCTGGGCGATATAATTGAGGGCGTTACCGTGAAAGAAGAAGTTGATGAGGTAACCGGTCTCAGCCAGAAGGTGATTATTGACTATCCCCTGAATATGAGGCCCCGTATCTCTATAAAAGACGAGCATGGAAAGGCCACATTAAAGATACCGGGAACCACCCACCTTGCAAGATACCTCCTGCCTGCCGGAGCACACGTTCTTGTGGATAAGGGGGATATCGTAAGGCCGGGCGACATACTGGCCAAGATACCCAGAGAGACGACAAAGACCAAGGACATTACAGGGGGTCTTCCGAGGGTTGCCGAACTCTTTGAAGCGAGAAAACCAAAGGAGCACGCGATTGTTTCAGAGATAGACGGTATAGTCGAGTTCAAGAATGCCCCCAAGGGACAGAGGATTGTTGTGGTCAAGGCCGGAGATACCGCTAAGGAATATGTGATTCCAAAAGGAAAGCATGTGACCGTGCATGAGGGAGACTGGGTGAGGGCTGGAGAGCCCCTGATGGATGGGGCTGTTAATCCCCACAGTATACTTGATATCCTTGGACCAAGGGAGCTCCAGGCGTATCTGGTGGATGAAGTGCAGAAGGTCTACAGGTTGCAGGGTGTTACCATTAATGACAAGCATATCGAGATTATAGTAAGGCAGATGATGAGAAAGATAAAGATTGAGGACCCCGGAGACACGGTGTTTCTGATAGGCGACCAGGTGGACAGGCTGGAGTTCATGGAAGAGAACGACCGTGTCAGGGCAGAGGGCGGAAAGCCTGCAACCGGCAAGCCGATGCTGCTCGGAATAACCAAGGCATCCCTGTCAACATACAGCTGGGTGGCGGCAGCCTCGTTCCAGGAAACCACCCGTGTCCTTACAGAGGCAGCGCTGGAAGGCAAGGTTGACGAGTTGAGGGGTCTGAAGGAAAATGTGATTATGGGAAGAATCATTCCTGCTGGAACCGGGATGTCGAGATACAGAAACACATTTGTGAAAAGGGACACTCCAGAGATGGAGATTCAGGAGACGGAAGAGCAGGAGGCATAA
- a CDS encoding potassium channel protein encodes MRKRAFLSLGLVFLVILSGTVGYSIIEGWTLFDSLYMTVITLSTIGYQEVRPLSYTGRAFTIILVFVGVGAVAYGINNGIRIVFEGEIQKAFGRRKLEKRLKSIKDHFIVCGYGRMGRIICSELKAKGVPFVVVEKEPPELDADEETVFVYGDATKDEILRHSGIEKARGLISVLSTDAQNLYVVLSARELNPSLFIVARAGEEGSGQKLLRAGADRVVSPYHIGGLRIAQTVLKPAVVDFLEFATKSGNLELQMEEVQVEEGSDIAGKTIHEAGVGRELGVIVVAIKRKDGDMKFNPVHNTLINAGDTLIAIGETEKLKALEKLAKGRGKS; translated from the coding sequence TTGAGGAAGAGGGCATTTCTTTCACTGGGACTCGTATTTCTGGTTATTTTGTCAGGTACTGTTGGCTATTCCATCATTGAAGGGTGGACTCTCTTTGATTCTCTTTATATGACGGTCATCACCCTCTCCACCATCGGCTATCAGGAGGTAAGGCCTCTCTCGTATACAGGCAGGGCATTTACCATCATCCTTGTCTTTGTCGGTGTGGGAGCTGTGGCCTATGGAATCAATAACGGGATAAGGATAGTTTTTGAGGGTGAAATCCAGAAGGCCTTTGGGAGGAGAAAATTGGAAAAAAGGCTTAAGTCGATTAAGGATCACTTCATTGTCTGCGGTTACGGACGCATGGGCAGGATAATCTGCAGTGAATTGAAGGCTAAAGGTGTTCCATTTGTCGTTGTGGAGAAAGAACCTCCGGAGCTTGATGCGGATGAAGAGACCGTCTTTGTTTACGGCGATGCAACAAAGGACGAGATTCTCAGACATTCAGGTATAGAGAAGGCGAGGGGATTGATCTCGGTGCTTTCCACAGATGCCCAGAATCTTTACGTGGTTCTGAGTGCAAGGGAGCTGAATCCGTCCCTCTTTATAGTTGCAAGGGCAGGTGAGGAGGGTTCAGGGCAAAAGCTCCTGAGGGCAGGTGCCGACAGGGTGGTTTCCCCTTATCATATTGGTGGGCTCAGAATAGCCCAGACAGTATTAAAGCCTGCGGTTGTTGATTTCCTGGAGTTTGCAACCAAAAGCGGGAACCTGGAGCTGCAGATGGAGGAGGTTCAGGTTGAAGAGGGGTCGGACATTGCAGGGAAGACCATCCATGAGGCCGGGGTCGGCAGAGAGCTTGGTGTTATTGTTGTTGCCATCAAGAGAAAGGATGGTGACATGAAATTTAATCCTGTGCACAATACTCTTATCAACGCAGGGGATACGTTAATTGCAATAGGGGAGACGGAGAAGCTCAAGGCCCTGGAAAAGCTGGCGAAGGGCCGGGGAAAATCATAA
- a CDS encoding ABC transporter ATP-binding protein: MIELRNLSFTYPYGKQVFNDLNFSLKKGDRVGLIGPNGAGKTTLFHIIMGLLRPGSGEISIFEKVRKTEEDFSEVRQRIGLLFQDSDDQLFSPTVEEDIAFGPLNLGKSHKEARVIVRETCKALGLEGFEKKITYRLSGGEKRLVALATVVAMNPECFLFDEPTAGLDETTRERFLSYLKEHVDTYIIISHSHEFLRGATDRVYRLNEGRITLV; encoded by the coding sequence TTGATAGAACTGCGGAATCTGAGTTTCACTTACCCCTATGGAAAACAGGTCTTTAATGACCTGAATTTCTCATTGAAAAAGGGTGACAGGGTCGGCCTGATCGGGCCCAATGGCGCCGGAAAAACCACTTTGTTTCATATTATAATGGGGTTGTTAAGACCCGGCTCCGGAGAAATAAGCATATTTGAAAAGGTAAGGAAAACAGAAGAGGATTTCAGCGAGGTGAGACAGAGGATCGGACTGCTGTTTCAGGACTCTGATGACCAGCTCTTCAGCCCCACGGTTGAAGAGGATATTGCTTTTGGCCCATTGAACCTCGGTAAATCCCACAAGGAAGCACGGGTTATTGTAAGAGAGACCTGTAAGGCCCTCGGGCTTGAAGGTTTTGAAAAAAAGATAACCTACCGCCTCTCTGGCGGCGAAAAAAGGCTTGTTGCCCTTGCCACGGTTGTGGCTATGAATCCCGAGTGTTTTCTGTTTGACGAGCCAACTGCCGGACTTGATGAGACAACGAGAGAGAGATTCTTGAGCTACCTGAAGGAACACGTAGATACCTATATAATTATCAGCCATTCCCATGAGTTTTTAAGGGGAGCAACAGACAGGGTTTACAGGTTGAATGAGGGCAGAATCACGCTTGTTTAA
- the cbiQ gene encoding cobalt ECF transporter T component CbiQ gives MHRLDPRVKFLAIVPYVLVIAIMPGQKNPLAALLVSTLLTILARLDTKKLLSRLVAVNVFIFLLWIFIPFSYPGVTVFQIGPLTATREGILYALSITLKTNAIVLATIAILGTSEIFSLAHALIHLKVPDKLVHLFFFFYRYITVLHEEYSRLKNAMLIRCFKAGTNMHTYRTYAYLVGMLIVRSYERSQRIYQAMLCRGFSGRFPVSSHFRLGKGDVVFGLSMAVVTVMLAII, from the coding sequence TTGCACAGGCTTGACCCGAGGGTAAAGTTTCTGGCCATAGTCCCGTACGTCCTGGTTATTGCCATCATGCCAGGACAAAAGAACCCGCTTGCGGCCCTGCTCGTCTCAACCCTGCTGACAATCCTCGCAAGGCTCGACACGAAAAAACTCCTCAGCAGGCTCGTTGCCGTAAATGTGTTTATATTTCTGTTATGGATATTTATTCCTTTCAGTTATCCCGGGGTAACGGTCTTTCAAATCGGCCCGCTGACAGCCACCAGGGAAGGTATCCTCTATGCCCTCTCCATTACATTAAAGACAAACGCCATTGTGCTTGCAACCATAGCAATCCTCGGCACCTCTGAAATCTTCTCACTTGCCCATGCACTCATTCACCTGAAGGTACCTGACAAGCTTGTTCACTTATTCTTTTTCTTCTACAGATACATAACTGTCTTACACGAGGAATACAGCAGGTTAAAGAATGCCATGCTGATACGGTGTTTTAAGGCAGGCACAAACATGCATACATACAGGACATACGCATACCTCGTGGGAATGCTGATTGTCAGGAGTTATGAACGGTCCCAGAGGATTTACCAGGCTATGCTGTGCAGGGGTTTCAGTGGCAGATTCCCTGTATCAAGCCATTTCAGACTTGGGAAAGGAGATGTGGTATTCGGTCTGTCGATGGCTGTGGTAACGGTCATGCTGGCGATTATTTAA
- the cbiM gene encoding cobalt transporter CbiM produces the protein MHISEGVLSAPVLVTGALLATGGVAVGLKKMDYEKIPEVAVLSSAFFVASLIHVPIGPSSVHLVLNGLLGVLLGWMAFPAILVALTLHAVLFQFGGLSSLGVNTVIMATPGVIAYYLFNLPIRRGNHTLSTLAGFGAGATGIALGAILVALSLISTGESFLGVAKLVLAAHLPVMVIEGIITAFCVIFLKKVKPEVLEVGK, from the coding sequence ATGCATATATCAGAGGGAGTCCTGTCGGCACCCGTTCTTGTAACCGGTGCCCTGCTTGCTACAGGCGGCGTAGCCGTGGGACTGAAAAAGATGGACTATGAAAAGATACCGGAGGTGGCAGTCCTTTCCTCTGCATTCTTTGTTGCCTCGTTAATACATGTACCCATAGGTCCCTCAAGTGTCCATCTGGTTTTGAACGGGCTTCTGGGAGTGCTGCTTGGCTGGATGGCATTTCCCGCCATCCTTGTTGCACTGACACTACATGCAGTCCTGTTTCAGTTTGGAGGACTCAGCTCACTCGGGGTCAACACAGTCATCATGGCCACTCCAGGGGTCATAGCCTATTATCTCTTCAACCTGCCGATCCGGAGGGGCAATCACACCCTGAGCACCCTTGCAGGGTTTGGTGCAGGAGCCACAGGAATCGCCCTTGGGGCCATACTTGTCGCCCTCTCACTCATAAGTACAGGTGAAAGTTTTCTTGGTGTAGCAAAGCTTGTACTTGCAGCCCACCTGCCTGTCATGGTAATCGAGGGCATTATCACAGCCTTTTGTGTTATATTTCTGAAAAAAGTAAAACCCGAAGTATTGGAGGTAGGGAAGTGA
- a CDS encoding DUF4198 domain-containing protein, translating into MKRTFLKTLLVTLLMLTPASLSWAHFGVIIPSDDIVSKEDSKKIELQVKFIHPFEGQYMEMARPKAFGVMVNGEKHDLLPALKKKMVKGFSTWEAAYRIRRPGDHVFYVEPAPYWEPAEESFIIHYSKVIVDALELETGWDAEVGLKTEIVPLTRPYGLWAGNVFQGIVKVDGKSVPYARVEIEYYNEGGKIKPPAEPYITQVIKADKNGVFTYAMPIAGWWGFAALNTADFRLKHKGREYPVEIGAVIWVRTREMK; encoded by the coding sequence ATGAAGAGAACATTTCTTAAGACATTACTGGTAACACTATTAATGTTAACCCCGGCATCTCTTTCATGGGCACATTTTGGTGTCATCATCCCATCCGATGACATAGTCTCAAAGGAGGACAGTAAAAAGATCGAACTCCAGGTGAAGTTCATCCACCCCTTTGAAGGACAGTACATGGAGATGGCAAGGCCAAAGGCTTTTGGTGTTATGGTAAATGGAGAAAAACACGACCTGTTGCCTGCACTTAAAAAGAAGATGGTCAAGGGGTTTTCCACCTGGGAAGCTGCCTACAGGATCAGGAGACCGGGAGACCATGTATTCTATGTTGAGCCTGCACCCTACTGGGAACCTGCAGAAGAGAGCTTTATAATCCATTACAGCAAGGTTATAGTGGATGCGCTTGAACTGGAAACGGGATGGGATGCCGAGGTAGGGCTCAAGACAGAAATAGTACCCCTGACAAGGCCGTACGGTCTCTGGGCCGGCAATGTATTCCAGGGGATTGTAAAGGTGGACGGCAAGTCCGTGCCATACGCAAGGGTAGAGATTGAATACTACAACGAGGGCGGAAAGATAAAGCCGCCGGCTGAGCCCTATATAACCCAGGTAATCAAGGCTGATAAAAACGGTGTCTTTACTTATGCAATGCCCATAGCCGGATGGTGGGGGTTTGCTGCCCTTAATACCGCAGACTTCAGGTTAAAGCACAAGGGAAGGGAATATCCTGTTGAAATTGGCGCGGTCATATGGGTAAGGACAAGGGAGATGAAATAA
- the bioA gene encoding adenosylmethionine--8-amino-7-oxononanoate transaminase, whose product MDIVDRNRRLEELDRRYVWHPFTQMKEWEEGVPVIISEGRGSFLRDIYGRWYLDGVSSLWVNVHGHGKKEIDDAIRGQLERISHSTLLGLGSESSIELAEKLINIVPAGLTRVFYSDNGSTSVEVALKMAYQYWIHRGVKGKETFICLNNAYHGDTLGAVSAGGIDIFHEAFRPLLFNTFRAPSPYCYRCELGLESPGCGLACLERLEEILKGHAPEIAAVIIEPMVQGAGGMIVFPPGYLKGVRELTEKYGVLLIADEVAVGFGRTGRMFACEHEDVVPDFLCLSKGITGGYLPLAATITTEEVYAAFLGEYRELKTFFHGHSYSGNPLACAAAIASIGLFEKEKTVEGVRKKEKILLPWLEAVRGLEHVGDARGVGLMAGVELVRDSKNREPYPLDERMGFKVCLKAREKGLLIRPLGDVVVIMPPLSISEEHLAGMLDIIRDSIVEATEG is encoded by the coding sequence ATGGATATCGTTGATAGAAACAGGAGACTTGAAGAGCTTGACAGAAGATACGTCTGGCATCCCTTTACACAGATGAAGGAGTGGGAAGAGGGTGTGCCTGTTATTATTTCAGAGGGCAGGGGGTCTTTTTTAAGGGATATTTACGGGAGGTGGTATCTTGACGGGGTATCCTCTCTGTGGGTAAATGTCCATGGACACGGAAAGAAGGAGATAGACGATGCCATCAGGGGTCAGCTTGAGAGGATTTCACATTCAACACTCCTTGGGCTTGGCAGTGAATCATCCATTGAATTGGCGGAGAAGCTGATAAATATTGTGCCCGCTGGTCTTACAAGGGTTTTTTACTCCGACAATGGGTCCACCTCTGTTGAGGTGGCGCTGAAGATGGCCTATCAGTACTGGATTCACAGGGGGGTGAAGGGAAAGGAGACATTTATCTGTCTGAATAATGCCTATCACGGAGACACCCTCGGGGCAGTGAGTGCCGGGGGGATTGATATATTTCATGAGGCATTCAGGCCCCTGCTTTTCAATACTTTCAGGGCCCCGTCGCCTTACTGTTACCGTTGTGAACTCGGGCTTGAATCCCCGGGTTGTGGCCTTGCCTGTCTTGAGAGATTGGAGGAGATATTGAAGGGGCATGCACCGGAGATTGCAGCCGTCATTATTGAGCCGATGGTGCAGGGGGCCGGAGGTATGATTGTCTTTCCCCCAGGTTATCTGAAAGGGGTCAGGGAACTGACAGAAAAGTACGGGGTGTTGCTTATTGCCGATGAGGTTGCAGTCGGTTTTGGCAGAACAGGAAGGATGTTTGCCTGTGAGCATGAGGATGTAGTACCTGATTTTCTCTGCCTTTCAAAGGGCATAACCGGAGGTTATCTGCCCCTTGCCGCCACAATAACCACGGAAGAGGTCTACGCGGCATTCCTTGGCGAATACAGGGAGCTGAAGACATTCTTTCACGGCCATTCCTATTCAGGAAACCCCCTTGCCTGTGCAGCGGCCATAGCCTCAATCGGGCTCTTTGAAAAGGAAAAGACCGTTGAGGGGGTCAGGAAAAAGGAGAAAATACTGTTGCCGTGGCTTGAGGCGGTCAGAGGGCTTGAGCATGTTGGTGATGCAAGGGGGGTTGGTCTTATGGCAGGGGTGGAGCTTGTCAGGGACAGCAAAAATAGAGAGCCCTATCCCCTTGATGAAAGGATGGGTTTTAAGGTCTGCCTCAAGGCAAGGGAAAAGGGACTTCTGATAAGACCACTTGGAGATGTGGTTGTGATTATGCCGCCCCTTTCAATAAGTGAGGAGCACCTTGCAGGGATGCTTGATATAATCAGGGATTCTATAGTGGAGGCTACAGAAGGATAG